The DNA segment gctagcgggcGCAAgcggaaacaacattttgaattgaatccatacaaaagaggattctggatttgtttattacggtgcgcgtatgatactgcacctgtccgtcaaggatctggtggcttgttggttttgagtcggtatcatgacgccgtgcgaccggcaatgccttggaatgggttcggatcggtaggttcatgtttttatcgagtgcattccgtgcatttgtcgcgtcacagcggtagcccggcagcaccaaagtcaaaacaaaaaccttccccgggtgtggactgctatgctaagttcttcttcttattattattattattattggcgtaatagccaacgcggtcatgccggccttttcaggacttgagtaccacgtagccggatagtcaattcTTGCTACgacggacggttcatacgcgattagaacccacgacgggcatgcagatgagcggaatgatggcggtgtcgcgggcccgctcctatccagtgtgcaacttgcatactgccacactgtctcctgctggatgcatacgctgcaggcagggggaaggatgcacatccacgataaaaaaaacgccgtcatgaaccagcggtggacctaacggtaggtgGACTGGGCGGTCGCCGatgatctctagtctgtagtatgccgtatgtctacaagtggacagagtattaacGACAAgagcccccggaaagatggtcgttagggctccgtggctggagaaccatttgcacctcccctccccccatggcgactacaattttagggcctgtgaccgatgatcgtaggggtcccatagccacccccccctcccatccgccggcaatttaagtataccgttcaatcttccaacagctgtgtgccagtaccccctgctcccggtcatcagttaccattgacaggggcctcaattcgtctttccgcctttcatgaacaccttcctttctttgaccgatggatcataacatgccagaagaaaacacatttggcgaaagtgttgcacacacacgcacgctcacacCCACGCGCAGATGgctcagcatatctgtgtaagctacagcatacgaaagcaaaaggttaaggtaacaaagttatgcttaatgcttaacacgttcagcacgaTGATATGCCCCAGGGACTGCAAGTGAGCTTTCCAATATGCCAAtgtttcacaatcagcttgcgttctaaATGCCGGCGGATagaaaagttgatgaaaatcagcgccggacTGAACGTATTAGAGTGAATTAGGGTTCAgtgcgttgcacagcaaaccctccagcgtaacctagcgattccttagtcatttttacattgcagcaattgaactcattgcgcttttttggtttgatttgtgaaaatacaacttcatcgccgcaatgtttgttaacggcattttttggcgccacaacagctcgcgagcattgacaaCACGCGAGAACGAGATAGCGCTAGGGAGGGAAAGagcacggacgatggctgacagcgattggccgcctgacgcaccaacacattcaaaccttcggcagcgcgctcaggcgaggggtatgaggcggagccagggacgggcagctcgacgagctgctcgacaaatttgccgttggagagaaaaagagggcatgataaaattctcagaacgccataacgccttccgtcgctttgcgcagcgggatatATTCTTGCTTATACCATGCGTTATCGTTGCATGCGTTACATGCGTCGTCAAGCGAAAATTGTTGCTTGGGCGTTGACAGACGTAACAGCCCGAACATTGACGTCTCAGCCGAAGTTTGACAATTGCGCATTGTTTTCAATCGATTTTGGTTGGAAAATTGTGAAAACAAGAgcactaaacaaaaacaaagcaaggCTAGTTTTCACAAGGTTTGTGGTGCTACCGTGCCGTTTCCCAGTACAGTGCATTAACTTTAGCATGTTGTGTTTTACAGCTACCTGCGCGTACGCGTACTAAAATGTGCCACTGAACATGAGTGGACCGAGGGGCGATGATTTGACGGACGGTACCACTGCGAACGACCATCGTACAAGCTGCGTAGAAACGATGCTGAACAAACGTCCCCGCCTGCTGTCCTTCCAGGGGCTGAGCTCCCATTCGCGGGCCCTGGGCGAGCGGGACGTTGCCATGCCGATGGCAAGCACCTCGTCCAGCTCGCTGGAGCACATCAATCGGCGCGAGCAGCTCGCGAACGATCTGCGCAGCTGGCAGGAAAGTCAAATCGCTGCCTGCATCGATGACAACATACTGAACATGGTGCTGGAACGGTACCTGGTCTTCTTCGAGCGTCGAAACAATCCGAACAGCGCCCAGCAACCGGCGGCCGCGAACGATGACGAACTGTTTGAGGATGAAGCGGTTCGCATGGCCATCAGTGCAAGAGGTTTGCTGCCTGCAGtgaccgctgctgctgctgctccccgAACGGACGACATGGCCGGCCCGTCCACGGTACCATCGACATCGTCATCCCAACCGCAAGCTATCCGGGTGGTGCGTGATCCGGTCGAGCCAGGACCAAGCTGGCCAGCAGCAGGACGTGCCTTGCAGGATAATTTCATCCTCGAGACAGCGGTTGCGGCGGCGATCCAGGAGAAGGGTCTGGTAACGGGTAGTACGGAACCAGCTGGTGAAACAAgcgaagaagaggaagacgaTGGCAGGTAGTGGAGGCACGCAGCAAAGGGTTTATTTGTAAATGAGTCTTTAAATGTATCGTATTAGGAATTGTGCACGTATCATCTTATCTCCTCACAGGCATCCGCTAACTCGTTTGTATACCCGTCGTTAGAAGTAACAGCGAATAAAGTACGGAATAATAATAACGTTATGTTGATTtgtttcgtctttttttttaaactaaaacaaCTATTATCATGATAGCAGACGTGGACTAAGACTAAAGCACAGCTCAAAGATTGAATTGTTCCCAGTGTTTAGTGAGGGTCATGGTCAAATGTCCCCGAAACAGGCACTATATAGGGAGCACGACACAAATAGCAGTCGAGAACATATGCGACACTCGACACGTTACGCCTGCTGAGCGCCGAAGATAGAAGACGGTTGTGCCGAACCAGTTGTGCGTGTAACGTTGATTAACACTAGCCTGGTAAAAAATTACGATCGTATTTTACCGACCCTCTACCAACACAGTGTTGGAATGCCTTTTCGTTAGGACtggttattaaaaaaaaaaaaaaacctcgtTGTTGCGGAAGTCGTAGACTATAGTCTAGGACGCTCCAGAATAGAGATATTGGCGGTATTCAAAAGAGACCACCGTAGACGCCGTTGACTGTTCAATGTGTCCCATAGGATCATCCCGCAATAATCATCTTCTTTGCAGGGCTGCCTTCATCTACTGTTGGTAGCATTATCAATACTACGGACACGAAAATAGCAACTCGTGTCCCTTATGTGCCTGAAATCGTAAAACAGCGTTACGAGCGATACATTAGCTTCTGGTTGTAAACTGATCAGCGAACCATGGCAGCGTGGCCGTTGGAATAGCACACCAAgccacacaaacgcacaggAAATGCAATCAAATGATGATACTGCGCGCATGATTTACCCATTCACTCATTCGACAGCTCATAGAGGCAGGAAGCGAGAATAATGTCGTTTTTCGTCTTATTTTTAACTAGCAAATAGATGCAAACAGAAACAGGTCTGGTACGGTTTACGATGTAGAGATTGccacatgctgctgctgctgcttctggaATGCACTTGTGAATTATGCGATGACGTCACAAAGACACGCGGAAATCCGGTCAAGTTCATGGTTGCTCACGTTGAATGAGGATGGTTTTTGTGAAAACATTTCTCGTTTTTATCTACCAATCGaacttttctatttttagctaAAAAATCGTACGATTTGAGAATGATCGATCGTTTtaaaatggataaaataattaaattaatacaaATTGTTCGTAACATCTCCTTGAAGCCCGATTTGTTCTGATAAAAGAAGGTACAAGCTTTTGGTGTTAAGCTTTCGAAAGGCAAACATTCCCCTTTCGCAACGCATTAGTAGAGaatctccccccccctcccctccccgaAAGCTCACCCACAAAGTGCGCAAACGCCGCCAACGAAAAGGAAACTTCGTCGTCGTGTGCACTTTCTCTGTGCGATGTTTTCCTGCACACTGGCACAGACCGAGTCGGAACACTTTCACTCGGGTTTGTGATTGATtggggatgatttttttttgttggtattgtCGGCTGTTGCATCGAGCCCACCAACAGGTCCAACAGGTTATCCAAAAATTCTGTCCCCCTACTTGCCCTCTTCTCCCCATGCGGCCCCAGTAATCCGATCGGGAAATTCAAGAGCATGGCTGAGTAATTCTAAATTTGCTTCTCTCACACTTGCGTAGCATGTAGTTGCTGTATAAAAGGGAAGGGATGTGATTGAGGGCGGTTGGGGTTGTGTGGAGCAGTGGGGGAATCGTTTCAAATTGCTTGCTCAATGCTCACTcactcacgcacgcacgtgAGAGATCGATGAGGTTTTGCGTTTTTACCCCACACACCTGCATTCTCTGCGCTTACCCTTACCGCTTGCACTGTTAGATGAAACTcgttcaacaacaaaaaaagcacgaCCCACCGGCCCACCCGCAGCCGGAGATAAAATCTTCCAACCGCATCGAGTGGAGAACAATCTCGCCGCCAGATGCTTgggaaaatgtaaacaacccGAGTtcggaacacacacaaaaaagtgggGGAGGTAGCAGAACCGAACTGCTGCGGCGTTTTCGTCTGGGCGGACTGTGAGTCGGCCCAGCTGGACATGGCCAAGCGGAGGCAACCTGTTGTCTTCcttgtttgcgtttttttttgttgcgcttgCCGCTTTAGGccttcagttttttttctgttttaagtgtgtgtgtgtgtgtgtgttagtgtatTTTGGAGGGGTAGGTGAAGtgataataatgataacaCAAGATAAGCTTCACGTTTGTGCTTGCTGGTgggtaagagagagagagagagagagagagaggaaagaaagagagagagagagagagagagagagagagagagagagagagagagagagagagagagagagagagagagagagagagagagagagagagagagaggggggggagtATGAATGCTGCGGGTAGGAAGATGTTCAAAGAACGGTGCAAACAGGTTTAATAAAGCCATTTGTTTGCAATTGCCCCTTGAAATCAGTTCCATGCGGTTGTATTAACTAATTGCATCTCTGTTGAGGGGTGTGTTGTGACTAAGTAAAAATAACTGAACGCCCGCAACAAAATGTCGGCTTAATAATTGGTCTAATGCCAACTCCAAACGCCTTTGGAAATTGGTAACGCTTTTTGTATTTGGTGTTTCGCAGATATTGTTTCTAAGTATTACAGATTTAATTTACTACAAGAGTTCTATAGCAACAAGAGTAGATCTCGGAAAATCCGCGAAACGCTTCGACAACCACGTGGTGAAACGCTTAAAACGCTTACCGCATGGCGCAGAGTGATTCGGCTTTAAACTAAACaattttttgtgtaaattaATGTTAACAAACTTAATTTCCGTTCGTTTTTTATTAATGCTCCTACTTCCGAAACTCGCGATGGTTAGGATGGATCTATTCCTGCAAGTTCTCAAAGCGTTCTCCCCTCTCGCGCGATGTTTTTCTCCACGCGTCGTGTGCTGTTCGGGTGGCGCGTCGCTGAGCTTTCGATGAAATTCGATGAGATGCATATTTTTCCTCTCCCGCTTGCTACCCTGCCCTGTTTACGCGCAAGCAACCAGCAGACTACCCCGCCGCGGTACGTTGCCCCGGCAGCGGAAGATGCTGAGGCTACTAAGTTCGAGTTCGGGTTTGAGTTCGGGGCTCTCCGACAGTCAGTCAGTCGATGTCGTCGGTCCGTGCCCATTCAATCCGTGAACGTCGGACCATCCGGACGTGttgtgtgtgagcgcgcgcgcgtgtgtgtgtgcttgtttgtgtgtgtgtgtgctagccCGTGGACGACTGTTGGAAACCTTTGGGATCGGACTCGAAGATTCAAACGTAAAAGACCCCGGCCCCGGCTCGAAATCGCCAAACTCGGTGCTAATTTGCACTCCGCCCGCCCGGAGCACGGCGGTGCCGGCGGAGGCGAGATTATTTCGTGCGCGACCAGCTTCTTCATTCCAGCTCCGGTGAGGGAGGGGGAAAACGGAGGGTAAAGTGGAAGGGGGTTTGTGCTCCATCCTCTGTCTTTGCCGCGGTTGtgtaaataatcaaaatttactacGTGTTCCCCATGTCAGTTGTTACATGTGAGGGGGGGGATGGATGGGAGGTTTCTTTTATCAcccgttgtgttgtgttgttggtgtgttgcGCCTACCGCCTGGCCGTTCCAAATCCATCCCACCCAGCCCGCTAACCACCACTGAAAAGGGGATTGGTgaggagagagggagagggcgaacaaaaagaaaacattgaaCTTGTCCGGCGTTTGTTACAAGCACGGCCGAACCTTGGCCACCGCGGCAGTGTCTAAACTATCATCCCGAAAACTCCTTCGATCTTACTACAACGCCGCCTCTATCGAACGATCGAGCTCatcggtgtgcgtgtgtgcgtgtgtgtgcttgtgtctattcttggtgctgctgcaaatAAATACATCTCCTGGCTCAGGCTGGCCCACAAACGTCCAAACAGTGGGCGAGGGAGTGTGCGATTTTTGCGCgcattttcccttttcgcgCACAACagataaatattttctctGCAAACACAGTCGGGATCGGCCTGTGTGTGGTTCTGCTTTTTTACGATATTGCCTATCGATCGCTCTGGACTCTGGACTGGATCGATGGTGACCTGCAGCTCTGGATCTGGTCTGGTCGCGGCGAAACCTTCTGGCCGTACGCTCTACGTCCCTACAATTCTGGTCTGGCCAAAAAGGAGCAATCGAGCGCGGCCGATTCAAATCAAACCGGAAAGATAAATATGCAATCGCATATTGACATCTATGCGGTGAAAATGATGAAAGGTTGCCAGTGGTGCGGGCCTGGCTAGCAGACGATTGCTGCGAGCAATTGTGCCGCAGTGTTTCAGGCTGACCGTTTCGGTACTTGTTGCTATGGGATACGCCGTGGGGTGTGCACTGCAGTGACAGGGGTTGTTTTGACACGGCCGCTCATCACTTGTTTATTTCATGCTTGCGGGAGATTTGCACCACAAATTGGGTGTTAAACAGTGTTAaagctttttaaaaaaaatctaaagtaaaattaaaaaggaCGTCGTGAAAAATGCGTGAAGTTGAATAGATCTGTttaaccacaaaaaaaaattggacgAAAGTTACCAGTAATACACAATTCCAAAATCTTGTCCAACTACTCTTTAAGAACTTGAACAGCTTGCACCGTCTCACTAAGAATGCAGTGTTAAAGGGAACCGAGTAGGAAACGGTGACTTTCATcgccaaaaaaaaggtgattGATTTCTATTCTCTTCCGATTGGTGTCACAATCACAGGTTCGTTCGAAATTTGCTGAATAGCATGATTCATGCGCTGCTCCCCTACCAGTAACTGTGCGTCCGTGTACGatcagtgtgtgcgtgcgtgtgtgagtgtgtttgtgcttagTGTTTCCAGAAGTAAAGTGTCAAGCAAAAGCCCTGCGCCAacagggaaaaagaaaaacatcctTGCTGGGCCTACGACCTACACCTGTGCCGGTTCTGGCTGATCGAAGTACTGCTGAAGCGAAGGTCCCTCGTGACCGTAGCTGTGAGTGCCATTCAGCGACGGCGAGTAGGGGTACCATCTCTGAGCTGGTGGGGTGGTGTGGCTGCAAGCAATCTTCAAGCACCAGGTACGTTCGGTAGGAAATATGTCTTCCCCACGTCTCCACGATGATTGTAGGAGCGTCGTGTCCTTGAGTCCACACAGGGCGAGGATTGTCAGCACACACGCTTGCCTGCCCTCTCGGTTCGATTACATCTCGAGCTGTCTCGGTTTCAATCCATTTGAGAGACATGCTTTCGCAAATGGGTAATCCCACTGGCTGACTGGATTTCACCAGTAGGCTAGGGCGTACGCTTGCTTCCATCCTTGGTGGCCGAGGAATAGTGGAAGCAAGAACGATTTACAACGGGTTTGCGATGCGACAGGACCGACGAGAGACGCACTGGTATGCAATGAAGCTCAACCCAGCAGCCCTAAAAGAACACACATTCCGAGAAGGATCGCCATCAGGCACAATGGAATCTTCGTCCTGTGCACACCTGTGAATGGCAGGACATATGCACATTGTCCTCCGCACAGCATGACGTCAGTCAGTAACATTGTATCATCTACCGGAAAatagaggggggggggggtgaatgTTGGAGCATGATGAAATAGTTTCCTCTGaccaacaaaataataataaggaagaaaaaacaacattctaTCCATCGTTGCAACAACATATTTTCTTGCCAAATATTTTCCTCTGATGATGGAACACACAGTGGCAAGGCGTTGAAATCTCGTCCCGATCGCGCGTGTAATTTGGCCGGAGTTGATGAATCATGGTAGTTGCGGGTGTGTTTATCTTACCATGTGCCCGCCCGGCACCCCAGCCCACGCGATACGGCCCGTACCTGACCTGGTACAGTATGTGaaggtctgtgtgtgtgtgtggcatgtAATTACGTCCCCATAAAGTCCAAGGTAAACGGGTCGAATGGATGAACCCCACCCAAAACCCGCCGTGAGCTCGTTCACTTCGGCTTCGGCTTCCGAAAGGGCGTTTGTCCAGGGGAGTGGAAATGGGTGAAGGAAAAAGGGAACGGGAAGGTAGGCGTGTGCCATCGATAAGAAATTTCCAACCCGCTTTCAGGTATGACACTACTACCGAACCGGTGATGCAATCCAACGCGCGCTGTTCTGGGGGAAAGGTTCCAACATGAGGAAACCGAAAGCAAATCCGATCCTCTTGACGACCCGATTCAcccccagccagccagccagccagtgggCACCAAAGCTAGGCAAACACAAGTCTTGTTATTAGTGAGAGGGGGCTGTAAAGAATGAGAAAATTCTGCTGAGAGCAGAAATAGCAATGGAAAGAAGCGATGAAGGAGGCAAACGTCGATGGAAACGGAGAAAAACTGCCGCCAATGGTTGGGCGGTACAATGAATTCATTCCTCCACAAACACTCCgggcggcacacacacacacacatacacgttcATCCGTTCGTTTGCCTCGCtgctttgctatttttagtttgttttattgatggTAATCGATGATAGGTTTCATTTTACATGCATACATACAGATACGCCCGCATTTCGTTGTTGCATGTTGTCCCTTCCTTCCCCTTCGTTCACTATCTCACCCACCCCTACGAGGGTGTCTGGCGGGGTGAAGGTTGTGTCGGTTCGGTTAAGGTTTGAAGTTCAAGCTGTGgaccacaaacaaaaagctaaAATCTCCCGCTGGAAAGTGTGAATGGTGGTAGAAGTTCAAAAATGGCGCCAAACGTCGACAGTATTATGAGTCGTTCCCGTGAGCTGGGGTTTCTCTTTTAGACATTACATTACTCGTTTAGACGCTTTATCGGTTATCGCTGGTAGttgaactaaaaacaaaactaagaGAGCTTATTTCTTTCCATGAACATCCCTTGAAAGGAaattattgaagaaaaaatcTGAAACACATTTACGCATTTACGATCTTGCGAGGTGCCTTTCGTTAGTTATTGGGAATTTTACCCAAGGCGGACGAAGACATGTGTGTAGGCAAATTTTTAAGATCTACCTTcgattttttatcaattcctcAGTTTTTCcgacaaaattgttggagtagAGCTATTGCATAATGTTGGTTCAGAAAACTTCGATGCGACGCAGCTGGGAGATGTTAAACCGGTTTGCGGACTAGGGTGTCATATGGAAATTCCGCCGAAATTGGCCTAACATAATCGCATTGAGTTTAGACGTCGGTGATTGCTGCTACAAAACCAGTGGACGCTATTTCTTCTTTGCATGCTTCTTTATGTTTCTCAGGTACTATTTTCACTGTTTGACCGGCTGCATCGACCTCCCGGCCAATGTAGCGACTTATCCCTCAGGCTTCATTTTCAGTCTCATTTGGAGCTTCTTATCGCTCAGGTCCATTCGGAACGCAGCTTTCTTTCGATGCCCTGATTGTTGTTTAATAACGCCAAGATGCTGTAGATGCCAGAACGGCCTTATTCATCGTTCACAAACTGCCGCACGATGTCCGTTTTTGTCGTAGCGTTGTGTCCTTCTTTGATTGCTCACCCTTTTAAACGAAGTTGCTATGGGGTACTATTATTGAAAGTGAAATCAACGTTTCGTCAATGCGGGTAAATCTATGAAAAATCGACaatttttatcctttttttgaaGGCAAAACACTACTGTCTattaaatatacaaaaaagcgACATTCCATTTAGACCTCCTTTGTTGTCTTTGAACATCAGTAATAaattagacaaaaaaaaaaacaagataaacACCCCAGTATGTTAACTCTTCGCTTTATATTAACATTAACGGAACAATTGTCCTTGGCCAGCAACGGTGCGAACAACACAGAACAAAGGTACAGT comes from the Anopheles coluzzii chromosome 2, AcolN3, whole genome shotgun sequence genome and includes:
- the LOC120951830 gene encoding uncharacterized protein LOC120951830; translated protein: MSGPRGDDLTDGTTANDHRTSCVETMLNKRPRLLSFQGLSSHSRALGERDVAMPMASTSSSSLEHINRREQLANDLRSWQESQIAACIDDNILNMVLERYLVFFERRNNPNSAQQPAAANDDELFEDEAVRMAISARGLLPAVTAAAAAPRTDDMAGPSTVPSTSSSQPQAIRVVRDPVEPGPSWPAAGRALQDNFILETAVAAAIQEKGLVTGSTEPAGETSEEEEDDGR